A single genomic interval of Hafnia alvei harbors:
- a CDS encoding gamma-glutamylcyclotransferase: MLTRKLLESQDYAKTYSALENLFWTPAQLNASLNDVIESCPEGQGIWVFGYGSLIWNPLLEFAEVQPAFLKGWQRDFNIRLLAGRGSECTPGRMLGLKPGGETRGLAFRLSDENARSELQILWTREMLAGVYTPQWCSLTLSDGREVKGITFITDREHPLYESCSALNTVAALISQASGVLGTNAEYLFSLDSALEQHSMPDHNITELARCVRQIQQAKSLR; encoded by the coding sequence GTGTTAACTCGAAAGTTATTAGAATCGCAAGACTATGCCAAAACCTACTCAGCATTAGAAAACCTGTTCTGGACGCCAGCACAGCTGAATGCGTCGTTGAATGATGTGATTGAGAGTTGCCCCGAAGGGCAGGGGATTTGGGTTTTTGGCTATGGTTCACTTATTTGGAATCCGTTGCTTGAATTTGCCGAGGTGCAGCCCGCGTTCTTAAAAGGCTGGCAACGTGATTTTAATATTCGTCTATTAGCAGGGCGTGGCTCTGAATGTACTCCGGGACGTATGTTGGGTTTAAAACCGGGAGGCGAGACGCGTGGATTAGCATTTCGCTTATCAGACGAAAATGCGCGTAGCGAACTGCAGATACTTTGGACGCGTGAGATGCTAGCAGGAGTTTATACTCCACAGTGGTGCTCATTGACTCTTTCGGATGGCCGAGAAGTAAAGGGCATTACCTTTATCACCGACCGTGAACACCCTCTATATGAATCTTGTTCGGCATTGAATACCGTGGCAGCGCTGATTTCTCAGGCAAGCGGTGTGCTGGGCACCAACGCGGAGTATTTATTCTCTTTAGACTCCGCGCTAGAACAACACAGCATGCCCGATCACAACATCACAGAACTGGCGCGCTGCGTGCGTCAGATTCAGCAAGCGAAGTCACTGCGGTGA
- a CDS encoding LexA family protein has protein sequence MVQVEKVREEFAQRLAQACKNAGLDEHGRGIAIARALGVSSKGVSKWFNAESLPRQAKMNELAKFLRVDVMWLQHGNQALDRNVTNPIPYSRGNLYPVISWVSAGAWADACEPYTIEEIDEWYESDAKVSGSGFWLRVQGDSMTAPTGLSIPEGTLVLIDTGREPGNGSLVIAKLTDANEATFKKLIIDGGSKYLKGLNPAWPLIPINGNCKIIGVAIETKLRLV, from the coding sequence ATGGTACAAGTCGAGAAAGTGCGTGAAGAGTTTGCCCAGCGGCTAGCGCAGGCCTGTAAAAATGCTGGATTAGATGAACATGGACGCGGGATCGCTATTGCCCGAGCACTAGGTGTTTCATCTAAAGGAGTGAGTAAATGGTTCAATGCTGAGTCTTTACCACGCCAAGCAAAAATGAATGAACTCGCAAAATTCTTGCGAGTCGATGTCATGTGGTTGCAGCATGGAAATCAGGCTCTCGATCGCAACGTTACAAACCCAATCCCTTATTCTCGTGGAAACTTGTACCCAGTCATTAGCTGGGTAAGCGCTGGAGCATGGGCGGATGCTTGTGAACCGTACACAATTGAAGAAATTGATGAATGGTATGAGTCTGATGCAAAAGTTTCTGGCTCTGGATTCTGGCTTCGAGTCCAAGGCGATTCAATGACGGCCCCCACAGGGCTTAGCATTCCAGAAGGAACACTTGTCCTCATCGATACAGGCAGAGAGCCGGGCAATGGGAGCTTAGTTATAGCTAAGTTAACTGATGCAAATGAAGCTACGTTTAAGAAATTGATTATTGATGGCGGGAGTAAATACTTGAAGGGATTAAATCCTGCATGGCCTCTCATACCAATTAACGGTAACTGCAAAATCATTGGCGTAGCCATAGAGACCAAGCTTCGACTGGTTTAG
- a CDS encoding protease FtsH-inhibitory lysogeny factor CIII: MIYAIAGCPNMGNLKQSHLRNLIERAKDAARRLIDLLNQPGNPL; encoded by the coding sequence ATGATTTATGCAATCGCGGGTTGCCCGAACATGGGCAACCTCAAACAGTCGCACTTACGTAATTTAATCGAGCGAGCGAAAGATGCCGCCCGCCGTCTTATCGACTTATTGAATCAGCCCGGTAATCCCTTATGA
- a CDS encoding CII family transcriptional regulator, giving the protein MEHASYSKRINEVETELRCRMMQKTNRELAKQAGWHESKVSRLNIRDMATMFVLLEKVWETSLIREVARQAVESVLPQKKKSPTAGTADDSQITMNF; this is encoded by the coding sequence ATGGAACATGCAAGTTATAGCAAGCGCATCAACGAAGTGGAGACAGAACTCCGCTGCCGGATGATGCAGAAGACTAACCGAGAGTTAGCAAAGCAAGCAGGGTGGCACGAATCGAAAGTAAGCCGCCTCAATATCCGCGACATGGCAACGATGTTCGTACTGCTAGAGAAGGTATGGGAAACCAGTTTGATTCGTGAGGTAGCGCGTCAGGCTGTGGAATCGGTATTGCCACAAAAGAAAAAGTCGCCAACTGCGGGAACAGCTGACGACTCTCAGATCACTATGAATTTTTGA
- a CDS encoding DUF1317 family protein — translation MWHPHNDIRVGKVTIPYSGKNNGWLLPDNTFTSNPIKAQRLAEKHNAFLTKLARELHWSA, via the coding sequence TTGTGGCATCCTCACAATGATATCCGAGTGGGGAAAGTAACCATTCCCTACTCAGGAAAAAACAACGGCTGGTTACTCCCCGATAACACCTTCACATCCAATCCAATAAAAGCCCAGCGACTAGCAGAAAAACATAACGCCTTTCTAACGAAACTGGCGCGCGAGCTGCATTGGTCCGCATAG
- a CDS encoding DUF2528 family protein yields the protein MPNIKRYEIDYDWKANVTVEIDHDIVTDDALHELNNFWSNAEWRVEQHDGVLNAVLKMLAREIIYIQFTAGYTIDGLIKQFDWDSGNGQEGWPPMDGSHGIKIIDTEDLDIDYDDMSIKVKTVPQVA from the coding sequence ATGCCGAACATAAAACGCTACGAAATTGATTACGACTGGAAGGCTAATGTTACCGTTGAAATTGACCATGACATTGTTACTGATGACGCATTACACGAACTAAACAACTTCTGGAGCAATGCAGAATGGCGTGTTGAGCAGCACGACGGCGTTCTTAATGCAGTACTGAAAATGCTGGCGCGGGAAATCATCTATATCCAGTTTACTGCCGGCTACACCATTGACGGATTGATTAAACAGTTCGATTGGGATTCGGGTAACGGGCAGGAAGGTTGGCCGCCGATGGATGGCAGCCATGGCATCAAAATTATCGACACCGAAGATTTGGACATTGATTACGACGACATGTCGATAAAAGTGAAAACCGTACCACAGGTCGCTTAG
- a CDS encoding DUF4060 family protein, with protein sequence MRHIIKGNPESTERAAIKAALNLHQAKYGDYGPTKKGVTYTIKVSEEKFFIEIINREKSYVVKWNTKSGHLNRGDIIAS encoded by the coding sequence ATGCGACACATCATCAAGGGTAATCCAGAGAGTACAGAAAGAGCGGCTATAAAGGCTGCTCTCAATCTCCATCAAGCCAAGTACGGAGACTATGGGCCAACCAAGAAAGGCGTCACGTACACAATCAAAGTTAGCGAAGAGAAATTCTTCATAGAGATTATCAACCGAGAAAAATCATATGTGGTGAAGTGGAATACTAAATCTGGCCACCTGAATAGAGGTGATATCATCGCCTCATAG
- a CDS encoding spore coat U domain-containing protein, whose amino-acid sequence MTLPPLLAATLLWGLTLGSAYGIITAQFKAQATIVAGCAVLGTGSLFGTLSFGTYSGTGTGSVSGTFVQNTSLTLACTPGVSLSMAINGGSNFTTVRNVMQSGNSLQLPYRIYSNAAHTNEIIVNQNVPLNISSSNNNIILPIYGVLQLNGFSPSGSYTDTLTVTLTW is encoded by the coding sequence ATGACGCTTCCACCGCTTTTAGCGGCGACGTTGCTGTGGGGGCTCACGCTGGGGAGCGCCTACGGCATCATCACTGCGCAGTTTAAAGCACAGGCCACCATCGTGGCTGGCTGTGCCGTTTTGGGTACGGGAAGTCTATTTGGCACCTTGAGCTTTGGTACCTATTCCGGCACGGGTACCGGCAGCGTTAGCGGCACTTTTGTGCAAAACACCTCGCTGACGCTGGCGTGTACTCCTGGTGTGTCGCTGAGTATGGCCATCAATGGCGGTTCTAACTTCACGACGGTGCGCAACGTGATGCAAAGCGGAAATAGCCTGCAGTTGCCCTATCGTATTTATTCCAATGCAGCGCACACCAATGAAATCATCGTGAACCAAAACGTTCCACTCAATATTTCCAGCTCCAATAACAATATTATTTTGCCGATTTACGGCGTATTACAACTTAACGGCTTTAGCCCTTCAGGGAGCTACACCGATACATTAACGGTGACGCTTACTTGGTAA
- a CDS encoding phage N-6-adenine-methyltransferase translates to MSEFASNTPLEHKDRWQTPIEVFAALDAEFGFYLDAAADHGNALCARYLTERDDALNSEWVSYGAIWCNPPYSAITPWVEKAAEQCKAQSQPVVMLLPADTSTGWFSLALESVDEVRLITGGRLSFINAGTGKPGKNGNSKGSLLFIWRPFIKPRCQFTTVSRDELIAIGSSIMAGVKAA, encoded by the coding sequence GTGAGTGAATTTGCTAGCAATACGCCGCTAGAACATAAAGACCGGTGGCAGACGCCGATAGAGGTATTCGCCGCGCTTGATGCTGAGTTTGGTTTCTATCTCGACGCGGCAGCCGACCACGGAAACGCCTTGTGTGCCAGATATCTGACAGAGCGCGATGATGCATTGAATAGCGAATGGGTAAGCTACGGCGCTATCTGGTGCAATCCGCCCTACTCCGCAATAACTCCGTGGGTAGAAAAAGCCGCTGAGCAGTGCAAAGCACAAAGCCAGCCGGTTGTGATGTTACTCCCTGCTGATACATCAACCGGTTGGTTTTCTCTGGCGCTCGAGTCTGTTGATGAAGTCCGTCTAATCACTGGTGGTCGATTGTCATTCATCAATGCCGGCACCGGAAAGCCAGGTAAAAACGGAAACAGCAAAGGCAGCCTGTTATTTATCTGGCGCCCATTCATCAAACCACGTTGCCAATTCACAACCGTATCACGCGACGAACTGATCGCAATCGGCAGCAGCATTATGGCGGGAGTGAAAGCGGCGTGA
- a CDS encoding AlpA family transcriptional regulator, with product MQTLDEPIKGIGIPEVAKACGVSERAVYKWLKNGFLPKTEFFGKTKYAQQIESISGGKYRASEILDISKQNLLAA from the coding sequence ATGCAAACTCTAGACGAACCAATCAAAGGTATTGGTATTCCTGAAGTAGCTAAGGCTTGTGGGGTTAGCGAAAGAGCCGTTTATAAATGGCTCAAAAATGGCTTTCTTCCTAAGACTGAGTTTTTTGGGAAAACCAAATACGCACAACAAATTGAAAGCATTTCAGGTGGTAAATACCGCGCGTCTGAAATTTTAGACATTAGTAAACAAAATTTACTAGCAGCTTAA
- the recT gene encoding recombination protein RecT, protein MSSQPPIATADLQKTQQSKPPAEKSPEQTLVAFMNQPAMKNQLAAALPRHMTADRMIRIITTEIRKNPELAGCNQQSFIGSVVQCSQLGLEPGNSLGHAYLLPFNKNKKNPSTGKWEVVSKDVQLIIGYRGMIDLARRSGQIVSISARTVREGDEFKFEYGLNETLTHIPGENEDAKITHVYAVAKLKDGGVQFEVMTFKQVEKVRSQSKAGNSGPWSTHWEEMAKKTVIRRLFKYLPVSIEMQKAVIMDEKAEAGLDQENASVIHGEYSVVDGSSEE, encoded by the coding sequence ATGAGTAGCCAGCCACCAATTGCAACCGCAGACCTGCAGAAGACACAGCAATCCAAACCGCCAGCAGAAAAATCCCCAGAACAAACTCTTGTAGCATTCATGAATCAGCCAGCGATGAAAAATCAGTTGGCAGCCGCGCTACCGCGACATATGACTGCTGATCGGATGATCCGCATCATCACTACCGAAATAAGAAAAAACCCGGAGCTGGCAGGTTGTAATCAGCAGAGCTTTATCGGTTCCGTAGTTCAATGCTCACAACTTGGCCTTGAGCCCGGAAACTCTTTAGGCCACGCATACCTCCTGCCATTCAATAAAAATAAAAAGAATCCATCAACGGGGAAATGGGAAGTCGTTAGCAAGGATGTGCAGTTAATCATTGGGTATCGCGGGATGATTGACCTAGCACGACGGTCTGGTCAGATAGTTAGCATCTCTGCCCGTACAGTTCGTGAAGGGGATGAGTTCAAGTTTGAGTACGGGCTAAATGAAACCCTGACACACATACCGGGCGAGAACGAAGATGCAAAAATCACTCATGTTTATGCTGTAGCAAAGCTGAAAGATGGCGGCGTACAGTTCGAAGTTATGACCTTCAAGCAAGTTGAAAAGGTTCGCAGCCAAAGCAAAGCAGGAAACAGCGGTCCGTGGTCAACCCACTGGGAAGAAATGGCGAAAAAGACCGTCATTCGCCGCCTATTTAAGTATCTTCCAGTCAGTATCGAAATGCAGAAAGCCGTCATTATGGATGAGAAAGCCGAGGCTGGACTTGATCAAGAGAACGCCTCAGTAATTCACGGAGAGTATTCAGTAGTTGATGGAAGTAGCGAGGAATAA
- a CDS encoding helix-turn-helix domain-containing protein translates to MEKFSLDTDEACEFLGISRPTLTRWVKTGRLIATRKNPTKAKSPYLFTRQACIAALQDPLHTVAVSAADATGEIPCHSSVEEKYGTRASLSRVRSVLKNHLAQKTSGKLRSCTTN, encoded by the coding sequence ATGGAGAAATTCAGTCTCGACACAGATGAGGCATGCGAATTCCTCGGGATATCAAGACCAACATTAACAAGATGGGTAAAAACAGGAAGGCTCATCGCGACACGTAAAAACCCTACCAAAGCTAAATCACCCTACCTCTTCACTCGCCAAGCATGTATTGCCGCACTTCAAGATCCGCTGCACACTGTGGCGGTGAGCGCGGCGGATGCGACAGGAGAAATACCATGTCACTCTTCCGTAGAGGAAAAATATGGTACGCGAGCATCTCTATCCCGGGTGCGAAGCGTATTAAAGAATCACTTGGCACAGAAGACAAGCGGCAAGCTCAGGAGCTGCACGACAAATTAA
- a CDS encoding spore coat protein U domain-containing protein has translation MKLRFIFAIAASAGLFAAPAMAATTTGTVAVTLTLTNGCLVNGSPAQTAVNFGSLNFGTSVATFDTLTATFTGGGTGGNTFNVQCTSGATYTVALTSSLNAAPTTVYGTVGTPGRYLISPTATTQGIAYSVYGTSGMTTALANGAPLTAVSTSGNTNSYALWAKIVGVANSTNVLAGAYADTLNITITY, from the coding sequence ATGAAGCTACGGTTTATTTTCGCAATCGCAGCTAGCGCTGGCTTGTTTGCCGCACCAGCGATGGCAGCTACGACAACGGGTACCGTTGCCGTAACATTAACACTTACCAACGGCTGTCTAGTCAACGGATCACCTGCGCAAACGGCGGTTAACTTCGGCTCGTTGAACTTTGGAACATCCGTTGCGACCTTTGATACATTAACTGCCACCTTTACCGGTGGAGGCACCGGCGGTAATACGTTTAACGTGCAGTGTACATCTGGCGCAACCTATACCGTCGCGCTCACCAGCAGCCTCAATGCCGCGCCTACTACGGTCTACGGCACTGTCGGCACCCCCGGGCGTTATTTGATCAGCCCAACTGCCACCACGCAAGGTATTGCCTATAGCGTTTATGGAACCTCAGGCATGACAACTGCATTGGCGAACGGCGCCCCGTTAACAGCGGTGAGCACCAGTGGAAACACGAACAGCTATGCGTTATGGGCCAAAATCGTTGGCGTTGCGAACAGCACAAACGTATTAGCAGGTGCTTATGCTGACACGTTAAACATTACCATTACTTATTAA
- the gamL gene encoding host nuclease inhibitor GamL, translating into MNAYQLQDYIEDQRIKQSDAELERQNWIDNRAEEILSEYPDGPESFAGFNLPESVRMGLYTSKAKDAYNEFITVMAWERAETEWNDKYGWAA; encoded by the coding sequence GTGAACGCATACCAGTTGCAGGATTACATTGAAGATCAGCGAATAAAGCAAAGCGACGCCGAACTTGAGCGTCAGAATTGGATTGATAATCGCGCAGAAGAAATCCTTTCAGAGTACCCAGATGGGCCAGAGTCATTTGCTGGCTTTAACCTTCCTGAATCGGTTCGGATGGGCTTGTATACATCAAAAGCTAAAGATGCATACAACGAGTTCATCACGGTAATGGCATGGGAACGAGCAGAAACCGAATGGAACGATAAGTATGGATGGGCGGCATGA
- a CDS encoding helix-turn-helix domain-containing protein — MIANNMFSDEDFVFPEVGEREMACERLIFNTTEDLLLAMQDANISQSELAKKMGKSKAHVCQLLDGSRNMTLKTLSDMAYALGAIAKVVILRGGVDVSHVVAPELKQLAWNMSDVRKNPVQTIKITIKASNAEYQTKCY; from the coding sequence ATGATTGCTAACAATATGTTTAGTGATGAAGATTTTGTTTTTCCTGAGGTTGGAGAGCGAGAGATGGCGTGTGAACGCCTGATTTTCAACACAACCGAGGATCTTCTTTTGGCAATGCAGGATGCGAACATTTCACAGTCAGAACTTGCTAAAAAGATGGGGAAATCTAAAGCCCATGTGTGCCAGTTGCTTGACGGCTCTAGAAATATGACTCTCAAAACTCTTTCTGATATGGCATATGCATTAGGAGCAATTGCAAAAGTTGTCATACTAAGAGGGGGGGTTGATGTTTCACATGTTGTTGCCCCTGAATTAAAACAGCTTGCATGGAACATGAGTGATGTCAGAAAAAATCCTGTACAGACCATCAAGATTACTATTAAAGCCAGTAATGCGGAATACCAAACAAAATGTTACTAA
- a CDS encoding site-specific integrase, which produces MWYASISIPGAKRIKESLGTEDKRQAQELHDKLKSEYWRVDRLGELPDILFEEACLRWIEEKSDKKSLDTDKSLMGFWLSHFEGVKLKDITEAKIYAAISKMTNRRHEENWKNKLEALAKKGKDAPPFKPKPAATATKAAHLSLMKSIMRAAEREWKWLDKAPLIKVPQPKNKRIRWLEPHEAVRLIDECPEPLKSVVRFALATGLRRSNVLDLEWQQIDMQRKVAWINPEESKSGRAIGVALNDTAAKVLREQIGKHQKFVFVHTHAANRSDGSITPEIRKMRVDSNKAWKSALVRAGIENFRFHDLRHTWASWLVQAGVPLSILQEMGGWESIEMVRRYAHLAPNHLTEHAKQIDVIFGDCVPNMSHIGNIQMEVNSK; this is translated from the coding sequence ATATGGTACGCGAGCATCTCTATCCCGGGTGCGAAGCGTATTAAAGAATCACTTGGCACAGAAGACAAGCGGCAAGCTCAGGAGCTGCACGACAAATTAAAGTCTGAGTATTGGCGTGTTGATCGCCTCGGAGAACTGCCAGATATATTGTTCGAAGAGGCATGCCTGCGCTGGATAGAGGAGAAGTCAGATAAGAAGTCACTTGATACCGATAAAAGCCTGATGGGATTTTGGCTGTCACATTTTGAAGGTGTGAAGTTAAAGGATATTACTGAGGCCAAGATATACGCTGCAATTAGCAAAATGACTAACAGGCGTCATGAGGAAAACTGGAAGAATAAACTCGAGGCGTTAGCTAAAAAAGGGAAGGATGCACCTCCATTCAAACCCAAGCCAGCAGCAACAGCGACGAAGGCCGCACACCTATCGTTGATGAAGTCCATAATGCGAGCAGCAGAAAGAGAATGGAAGTGGCTAGATAAGGCACCACTGATAAAGGTTCCACAGCCTAAGAATAAGCGCATACGGTGGCTTGAGCCACATGAGGCTGTTAGGTTAATTGATGAGTGTCCAGAACCACTAAAGTCTGTTGTCCGCTTTGCTTTAGCAACCGGCCTGCGCCGATCAAATGTACTTGATCTCGAGTGGCAGCAGATAGACATGCAAAGGAAGGTAGCTTGGATTAATCCTGAGGAAAGCAAATCAGGGAGAGCGATTGGCGTAGCCTTAAATGATACCGCGGCCAAAGTCTTGCGTGAGCAGATTGGAAAGCACCAAAAATTCGTGTTTGTTCACACGCATGCTGCAAACCGCTCCGATGGGTCTATTACACCGGAGATCAGGAAAATGCGCGTAGATAGTAACAAGGCTTGGAAGTCTGCATTAGTTAGAGCTGGAATTGAAAACTTCCGCTTTCACGACTTGAGGCATACATGGGCGAGCTGGTTAGTTCAAGCTGGAGTGCCGCTTTCAATTTTGCAAGAAATGGGAGGCTGGGAATCTATCGAGATGGTTCGGCGGTATGCACACCTAGCGCCTAATCATTTAACTGAGCACGCCAAGCAAATTGATGTGATATTTGGCGATTGTGTCCCAAATATGTCCCACATTGGAAATATACAGATGGAGGTTAATTCTAAGTGA
- a CDS encoding replication protein, which produces MGNVAYANFVDKTVVRSIRMENQKMGHFALFRSLLSADWALDVGKLALWVRLIGQATHKPRTVSFNGVEWSLAAGQLVTKYDLLCRKLRDAEGKEKSPQQVRRMLDFFVSQGMLSYSGNRHGTVISITNYSDYQLIADQENGNNHKNGAEGNKPSAGAALSGIAGGNDAGGKYGGNSEGNKPSAGAALSHSPEGNAEGKCGVHEQEVIKQELKHTQTHDVGLLDVSKKTPRQAGTNPRALGTNPRSKSQVFDRERFKNTWNCKAEKHGLPKMRSFTVTVESGLKRLWASYLKQCKELGKEPTDIDTFINGYIEFGYKPSAWACGENPSGKKYGIETALTQRIIDEVLGRED; this is translated from the coding sequence ATGGGTAACGTTGCTTATGCGAACTTTGTTGATAAAACGGTCGTCAGGAGTATCAGGATGGAGAACCAGAAGATGGGGCACTTTGCCCTATTCAGAAGTCTCCTCTCCGCTGATTGGGCGCTTGATGTTGGTAAGTTGGCCTTATGGGTCAGGCTGATCGGTCAAGCCACTCACAAACCCCGTACAGTTAGTTTTAACGGTGTCGAATGGTCATTGGCGGCGGGGCAGTTGGTCACCAAATATGACCTACTGTGTCGAAAATTACGCGATGCAGAAGGTAAAGAGAAAAGCCCTCAGCAGGTTCGCCGAATGTTGGACTTTTTTGTATCACAGGGCATGTTGAGTTATTCAGGTAACCGCCATGGGACAGTGATATCAATCACAAACTATAGCGATTACCAGCTCATAGCTGATCAAGAAAATGGCAATAACCACAAAAATGGTGCCGAAGGTAACAAACCCAGTGCTGGCGCGGCTTTAAGCGGTATAGCCGGAGGTAATGATGCCGGAGGTAAATACGGAGGTAATAGCGAAGGTAACAAACCCAGTGCTGGCGCGGCTTTAAGCCATTCACCAGAAGGTAACGCCGAAGGTAAGTGCGGAGTACATGAACAAGAAGTTATTAAACAAGAATTAAAACATACCCAAACCCACGATGTGGGCTTGCTGGATGTGAGCAAAAAAACACCCCGCCAAGCAGGAACTAATCCTCGAGCATTGGGAACAAATCCACGCTCAAAATCACAGGTATTCGATCGCGAACGTTTCAAGAACACTTGGAACTGCAAAGCGGAGAAACACGGATTACCAAAAATGCGTAGTTTCACCGTCACCGTGGAGAGCGGTCTTAAGCGCCTATGGGCTTCCTACCTCAAGCAGTGCAAAGAACTTGGCAAAGAGCCAACCGATATCGACACGTTCATCAACGGGTACATCGAGTTTGGTTACAAGCCAAGTGCATGGGCCTGTGGAGAGAATCCAAGTGGCAAAAAATACGGAATCGAAACAGCGTTAACTCAACGAATTATCGATGAAGTTTTGGGTAGGGAGGACTGA
- a CDS encoding replicative DNA helicase yields the protein MDSYDFEEQLIGSMIIKGDHVDCLEIAGKLPIEAFANFHLQNMYRVIVALLNKCEPIDPFTVQEGVSGETRDLVLSVSARCKSAANIKAWAKRVRQCWMLRKGEAELTKAASLLREAGTHDLNERIAEVSGILSNLQFETNDRLPRKIGDLLPDYMDVLEKRMKGAESGLYLKTGIEPMDNEYGGFDRTDLIIIAGRPGMGKTELAINIGNSIGHQKGRGLMISMEMSEMQVVERHVADRSGLAIGALRNPLDMIPEQFTRLTAATGMLQGEENYVLDEAMSVDEIISHAERLNMDGGLSFVSIDYLGLMKKPKAERNDIAIGEITRKLKQFSLRSKVPVILLSQLNRGVETRPDKRPTLADLKDSGAIEQDADVIIFPYRDEVYHDNSNMKGIAEIIVGKYRSGQPKTFYMGWKNGHFVNIEQDEAARRYAANQNDNKQASEWR from the coding sequence ATGGACAGTTACGATTTTGAAGAGCAGCTGATTGGCTCAATGATTATCAAAGGCGACCACGTTGATTGCCTTGAAATCGCTGGGAAGCTTCCTATCGAGGCCTTTGCGAACTTCCACTTGCAGAACATGTACCGCGTTATCGTTGCGCTGCTGAACAAGTGCGAACCGATTGACCCGTTTACGGTTCAGGAAGGGGTATCGGGTGAAACTCGGGATCTGGTTTTGTCCGTATCTGCTCGCTGCAAGTCTGCTGCAAACATCAAGGCGTGGGCCAAGCGTGTTCGCCAGTGCTGGATGTTGCGAAAGGGGGAGGCTGAGTTAACCAAGGCGGCTTCGTTGCTTCGTGAAGCTGGCACTCATGACCTAAACGAGCGGATCGCCGAAGTCAGCGGTATTTTGTCGAACCTGCAATTCGAAACCAATGACCGGCTGCCGCGCAAGATTGGTGACCTACTGCCGGACTACATGGATGTTCTGGAGAAACGCATGAAAGGCGCTGAGTCAGGCTTGTATCTCAAAACCGGTATTGAGCCGATGGATAACGAGTACGGGGGATTCGATCGCACTGACCTGATAATCATCGCTGGGCGACCGGGCATGGGCAAAACGGAACTGGCGATCAACATCGGCAACTCAATTGGTCACCAGAAAGGCCGCGGCCTAATGATTTCCATGGAGATGTCAGAGATGCAGGTCGTCGAACGCCACGTTGCCGATCGCTCTGGTCTAGCTATCGGCGCACTGCGTAACCCTCTGGATATGATCCCCGAGCAGTTCACTCGACTAACAGCCGCTACCGGCATGCTTCAGGGCGAAGAAAACTATGTGCTTGATGAGGCGATGAGCGTTGATGAAATAATCTCACATGCCGAACGGTTGAACATGGACGGCGGCCTCAGCTTTGTTTCTATCGACTACCTCGGCCTGATGAAAAAGCCAAAGGCAGAGCGTAACGACATAGCGATCGGAGAGATTACACGGAAGCTCAAGCAGTTCAGCCTGCGCAGCAAAGTGCCCGTTATCTTGCTCTCACAGCTTAATCGTGGTGTTGAGACTCGACCTGACAAGCGCCCAACGCTGGCAGACCTGAAGGACTCAGGGGCGATAGAGCAGGATGCAGACGTGATTATCTTCCCGTACCGCGATGAGGTTTATCACGACAACAGCAACATGAAGGGGATCGCCGAAATCATCGTTGGGAAATATCGTTCTGGCCAGCCAAAGACTTTTTACATGGGATGGAAGAATGGGCACTTCGTCAACATTGAACAGGATGAGGCCGCGCGCCGGTACGCAGCCAATCAGAATGACAACAAGCAAGCATCGGAGTGGAGATAG